The Vibrio pomeroyi genome window below encodes:
- a CDS encoding heme biosynthesis protein HemY, translating into MIRLIFLFLVLGAGLFVGTQFSGQQGYVLISIANKTIEMSVTTMAIFVIALLAALFGLEYLFKKLIYASSTTWNWFSVRKLKRSRRYTNEGIIKLLEGDWKGAEKKVTRWANHHDMPLLCYLVASQAAHEQGNTAERDKYIKLASQQDDSLLAVELTKAKQQISESNYEAAFDTLSNLKGSHPNNTAVLGLLKATYMQLKLWQPLLELTPKLAKNKLLTADEQRELEQKAQCGLLHDVAQQQGSEGLISHWNKLPRKQKQSSHLVSCFVKQLIARKADSEAFTVIKENIAKNGSNELYMLLPELNLADHHPVVVMLERAISKDSNNAEAHSALAQFYLREQKWAEAQSHFEKALALRSNVSDYGYLSDALEKQNLTKAAHEVSRKALALVQPA; encoded by the coding sequence ATGATTCGTTTGATTTTTCTTTTCCTTGTACTCGGTGCGGGCCTGTTTGTCGGCACTCAGTTCTCAGGTCAACAAGGTTATGTGCTGATCTCAATTGCCAATAAGACAATTGAGATGAGTGTGACAACAATGGCTATCTTTGTGATTGCCCTTTTGGCCGCACTGTTTGGCTTAGAGTACCTATTTAAGAAGCTTATTTACGCGAGCTCAACAACTTGGAACTGGTTCAGCGTTCGTAAACTAAAACGCTCTCGTCGTTATACCAATGAAGGCATCATCAAGCTTCTTGAGGGTGATTGGAAAGGTGCAGAGAAGAAAGTAACTCGCTGGGCGAATCACCATGACATGCCTCTACTTTGTTACTTAGTGGCGTCACAAGCGGCACATGAGCAAGGTAATACTGCTGAGCGCGATAAGTACATCAAGCTTGCTAGCCAGCAAGACGACTCTCTATTGGCCGTTGAACTAACCAAGGCTAAGCAACAAATCAGCGAATCAAACTACGAAGCCGCTTTCGATACGCTTTCAAATCTTAAAGGTTCACACCCGAACAACACTGCAGTGCTTGGATTGCTAAAAGCGACCTACATGCAACTTAAGTTATGGCAGCCATTGTTAGAGTTGACGCCAAAACTTGCTAAGAACAAGCTCCTAACAGCAGATGAGCAGCGTGAACTTGAGCAGAAAGCACAATGCGGTTTGCTTCACGACGTCGCACAGCAACAAGGCAGCGAAGGTTTAATCAGTCACTGGAATAAGCTTCCAAGAAAACAGAAGCAAAGTTCACACCTTGTATCGTGCTTTGTGAAGCAGCTGATCGCACGTAAAGCAGATTCAGAAGCCTTCACTGTGATTAAAGAGAACATTGCGAAGAATGGTTCAAACGAACTCTACATGTTGCTTCCTGAACTTAATCTAGCCGATCACCACCCAGTAGTTGTGATGCTAGAGCGCGCAATCAGTAAAGATAGCAACAATGCAGAAGCACACAGTGCATTGGCTCAGTTCTACCTAAGAGAGCAAAAATGGGCAGAAGCGCAAAGCCACTTCGAAAAAGCACTAGCACTTCGCTCTAATGTTTCAGATTACGGATACCTATCTGATGCATTAGAGAAGCAGAACCTAACCAAAGCGGCTCACGAGGTATCTCGTAAAGCACTCGCTTTAGTTCAACCAGCTTAA
- a CDS encoding IS110 family transposase, which produces MSSIHILGIDLGKHCFHAIAHNRCGVEVLRRKFNRTQLLIFLSKIEPTTIAFEACGGAHWLARKCSEFGHQPRLIPPQYVKPYVKGNKNDFIDASAIAEAAGRPTMRFVAVKSEEAQVIAAIHRVRDSYIKERTATMSRIGAILLEFGLSFPKGHAKMKSLFQWLAEQTVSLPKSLLCELISIHEHYKYLNEQIKTQDNKLQTIVNNNESAQLLKTIPGIGDLTSTLCIADVSSPSNFTNGREMAAWLGLVPRQFSTGGKTKLLGMSKRGNKHLRTLFIHGARAVLSRLETTGKVFGEWLVNLRATKPFNVVVVALANKLVRIAWAVLYHRQAFKAV; this is translated from the coding sequence ATGTCTTCTATTCATATTTTAGGTATCGACCTAGGTAAACATTGCTTCCATGCTATCGCACATAACCGTTGTGGCGTGGAGGTGCTGCGTCGTAAATTTAATCGCACTCAACTCTTAATCTTTCTTAGTAAAATAGAACCAACAACCATTGCTTTCGAAGCTTGTGGCGGTGCTCATTGGCTTGCTCGAAAGTGTAGTGAGTTTGGACATCAACCCCGACTTATTCCTCCTCAGTATGTTAAACCTTATGTCAAAGGCAATAAAAACGATTTCATCGATGCTTCAGCGATCGCAGAGGCTGCGGGTCGACCGACCATGAGGTTTGTAGCTGTAAAAAGTGAAGAGGCTCAAGTCATCGCAGCGATTCATCGAGTCAGAGATAGTTATATCAAGGAGAGAACCGCCACTATGTCGCGGATCGGCGCGATCTTACTTGAGTTCGGCCTTAGCTTTCCCAAAGGGCATGCAAAGATGAAGTCTCTGTTTCAATGGTTAGCAGAACAAACCGTCTCATTACCAAAAAGCTTGCTATGTGAATTGATATCTATTCACGAACATTACAAGTACCTTAATGAACAAATCAAAACTCAAGATAACAAGCTTCAAACTATTGTTAATAATAACGAAAGTGCTCAATTATTAAAAACTATCCCTGGAATTGGTGATCTTACCTCCACATTGTGTATTGCCGATGTAAGCTCTCCGAGTAACTTTACCAATGGCCGTGAGATGGCGGCTTGGTTGGGGCTTGTGCCAAGGCAATTCTCAACGGGAGGAAAGACCAAGCTACTTGGTATGAGTAAACGAGGGAATAAACACCTCAGAACTCTGTTTATCCATGGGGCAAGGGCTGTACTCTCTAGACTAGAGACGACAGGGAAAGTGTTTGGAGAGTGGCTTGTGAATCTACGAGCCACCAAACCATTTAATGTAGTGGTAGTCGCATTAGCCAACAAGCTAGTGAGGATAGCTTGGGCGGTGTTATACCACCGCCAAGCTTTTAAGGCTGTTTAG